The genome window AGCGGCAGGCACCACTTCGCCAGGCGTGCCATCGGCGCCACCGCGCGAGCGGTGACCACGTCCTGGCCCGCCAGCCGCTCCCGCACCGGTCCCTCCTCGGCACGTCCACGCATCACCTCGGCGTTGAGACCGAGCTCCGTGATGACTTCCTGCAACCACGCCACCCGCCGGGCCATCGGCTCCAGCAGGGTCAGTTCGAGGTCCGGGCGAGCGATCGCGAGCGGAATGCCCGGCAATCCCGCCCCAGAGCCTACGTCCACCACCCGGCAATTCGGTGGTAGCAACTCCGCAAGTACCGCAGAGTTCAGCAGATGTCTTTCCCAGAGCCGGTCCAGCTCCCGTGGACCGATCAGTCCTCGCCGGACACCGTGCTCCCGGAGCAGCTCGGCGAACCGCCCGGCCGTCGTCAGCTCATCGCCGAACACGGTCTTCGCGACGTCCGGAGTCCGTACCGGCTCACCTTCCGCAGCGGTCACAGTCTTCCATCCCGGTGTCGATGTTTCACGTGAAACGGAGCAACGTCACGAAGGCGTTGCGCGGCGAACTCCGCGCCGAGCGCGGGTGCACCTCTTAAGCCTGCCGGATCGACCTTCGCGACCTGACACCAACCCGTCCGAGTTGTTTCACGTGAAACACGCACCGGGCGGAGGTCGCCACGAGGTCATGGTCCCCGACAAAGCAAAACGCTCGGCCGGGGGGAGTCCCCAGCCGAGCGTTGCGTCTTACCGCTCCGGCGGTGTCAGCTCTTGAACACGACGACCTTGCGGTTCGGCTCCTCGCCCTCGCTCTCGCTGTGGACGCCCTCGACCGCCGCGACCGCGTCGTGGATGATCTTGCGCTCAAACGGCGTCATCGGACGCAGCCTGGTCTCCTTGCCGGTCTCCAGCACGGACTCGGCGGTGGTGCGCCCGAGAGTCGTCAGCTCCTCGCGACGACCCGCGCGCCACCCGGCGATGTCGAGCATCAACCGGCTGCGAACGCCGGTGTCCTGCTGCACCGCGAGCCGGGTCAGCTCCTGCAGGGCTTCCAGGATCTGGCCGCGGTTGCCGACCAGCTTCTCCAGGTCTTCGCCGCCGTCGATGCTCACCACCGCGCGGCCGGCCTCCACGTCGAGGTCGATGTCGCCGTCGTAGTCGAGCAGGTCCAGCAGCCGTTCGAGGTAGTCACCCGCGACGTCGCCCTCCTGCACGAGCAGCGTCTCGGCGTTGCTGGGGGAGGACTCGGAGTTGACGGTCGGCTCCGGCGCCTCGGCCTGGCTCGGCTCCTGCACGGTCTC of Saccharopolyspora erythraea contains these proteins:
- the rsmG gene encoding 16S rRNA (guanine(527)-N(7))-methyltransferase RsmG, which codes for MTAAEGEPVRTPDVAKTVFGDELTTAGRFAELLREHGVRRGLIGPRELDRLWERHLLNSAVLAELLPPNCRVVDVGSGAGLPGIPLAIARPDLELTLLEPMARRVAWLQEVITELGLNAEVMRGRAEEGPVRERLAGQDVVTARAVAPMARLAKWCLPLLRPEGRLLALKGSSAAEEIERDATAIRAAGGGRLEVVSCGDGVLEVPTTVVVVERAQPRTTSGRRRDGGRRTRKDR
- a CDS encoding protein jag, with product MSETVQEPSQAEAPEPTVNSESSPSNAETLLVQEGDVAGDYLERLLDLLDYDGDIDLDVEAGRAVVSIDGGEDLEKLVGNRGQILEALQELTRLAVQQDTGVRSRLMLDIAGWRAGRREELTTLGRTTAESVLETGKETRLRPMTPFERKIIHDAVAAVEGVHSESEGEEPNRKVVVFKS